The Prunus dulcis chromosome 5, ALMONDv2, whole genome shotgun sequence genomic sequence aacctATCCATTGATACTAATAGCACCATGCTATATAAACTATTAACAATCTTGGGGTGTGTATATTCTTTCTAGGGACTTATGATGCCTTTTGGCAACATGATGGACTGTCCATCTTTTCTTTAGTGCAATGAGTCTTTTTAGAAATGAACAATTAAGCACTCTGCATACTTCGTACATTTGAACAGGTGGAAGTTAGGAATGCAGAAAAAGCAATTCAGATATTGGGTGCTTCCGTATTGCAACTGTGCCCAGGCATGTCATATTCtctatttgaaaatttaaccAACCCATCATGTATATGGTTATGATCTACAGATACAACGACAACATGTTTACTAATGTAACCTCTATTTGTATCCAGTGGAATCGCACAGCCCGTACGGACAGAGAACTGCCATTGTATGTTTGAAAACGAGTCCTACCCTGAGGAAGTATCCTCGCGATCCAGGTACTCCAGAGAAAACACCACTGTAAATAATTAAGATGCCCATTTCAAATGTTATATTTAGTAGGCATTCCTTTCCCATTCATCAGTTATTTATGTAACAACTTCTACTTTAGAAATGAAATGTTACATTTTACAAGTTTCTGTCATTGTGTGTGGTGTAGATTGGTGTAGGCGTTTCTCTGAATAAGTTAGTGCTGGATAAATCATGAGAACTTTCATGATTTTCGTTATAGCTTTTGCAGAGCTAACACTTAAAACAGGTATTTAGATAAGTGAAATTTTTTAGGAAAAGACTAAGGGGATGAGCCCATCTACTCATGAAGAACTAGCAAGTGCTATCTGTTGCAATATAACAAGTAAAACTCTAAATACTTAATTAGAGCAGTAAAACTGGGGAAATCGACAATTAGTTTGATGTATTGTATCCAGAATGATGTTGTGTAGAAGCCTGGAAATCCATAACAGCAAGATTGACTGGTGCCTGCTTAAAGAACGAAATTAGCAAGATTGAATCTGCTGCAAGTTTGCAGATTcaggaagaaaacaaatatatctGATAAAAACAGGAAGATGAGAACTGAGCATGAACTGCTTTTCCACCATTAAACTACTGCTAACTGAGTTGGTGCCAAACTTACCTATATTTGTTGAATTGTAACCCCTCCTCTTTTTTAGTCAATCTGCACTTCATGGGGGCCTCTCTGCTTTTTCCTCTACACAATCACAGACGTACGTACTTTAGTGTTATGTCtacctttggccaacaccatCCATCCACCCCTTTTGATCTCAAACTTTGGGTATTTAAAGTCACTTTTTGTACTATATaaaatttagagagagaaaaagttgaGCATTGGAAACTTTGGCTAAGCATGCACGtaatcaaaattaaacttatgttttaacttcttatacaAGATTATCCAagtgctaattttttttattaatgatgATAATTATCTTTGAGAAAGTGTCAATGGCCCCAAAGATAAAAGTAAATCTCATACCTATTATTCCTGATTTGGGTCAACAATGTTATTTGCATGATAGCAATTGTCAAGGagtgggatttgatttgagacaacaaaaaaaaaaaaaaaaaaaaaaaaaaaaaaaattagaattagGTTAGAAATAATGGTGTGAGAATATTAAAATGACTCTGCTACCTAACTTCACCTCCACTTGTAATAATACATTTGTTTAGGTCAAAGTTTAATCCCATCCCATCCCATTTGACAGTAACATGTTAAATTGCCACGTAAACATATTGCGAAATCATTAATTACATATTACAGTAAATAAAGGATATGATGTAACTAAGTTAACAAGCTTTGATTATTGCACACTTGATGATTAACTATTAATTAATCAGCTTGGGATAAGTCCTGCTATCTGCTCCTATGGAGGAAGCTTTCTTCTTATTGTAAAAAAAAGGGTGATGCAGAAAATATCTTGCTTTAATTGCCTGAAATTAACCCAACTTAGAGCCAAAAAAGGAAGATTTATATTGAGAATGTGGACAATGGAAGGTGAGATCAACAAAAGAATGAGCCATAAAGAACAATTAGCGATCAATCGTCATCACAATGCATGCTAATTGCCAAACAATCCTGCTTTAAGCAGAGAAGTTTATCTCTTAGccacttttcttttatttttttaaataccaTGAGGTGTCCCCACATCCGAAGGGTGGAATTAATTCCCGTTCAGGGTTCGGCTTGCACCTGGCCACAAAGTGCTTCCAATGAGTTTCGAACCCCTGTAATTGAGGCACCAAGTAACTCGCCAGTTGGAAGTAGCAGTTTGCCAACTGCACCACACTTTATAGTTATCTCTTAATTACTATTAAGAAACGGTTTCCATgtttcatatattttatttttcttaaatttgagatttaatatatatattttttgaagtaCAAACAATAGGTTAAACTAAATAACTAAAAAGGAGGGAGATACCCGTTAGCCTTTTGAGTTCGAAttcatttcaaatttgatCAGAAGTCAATTATTGGCCCTAATATATTTTAGGTTTCCCCATATTTTCccacttttcattttcatttttattatttgtgaGGTGGGGTTCCTATCTGGGACGCATATTTGttcatcaattaaaaagaaaacaaggttTTTCTATTCTTATTGCTACTGTCACCTTGTGATAAACAACATAAACATTTGGATATTTCTAATATATTTTAGCCAGAGCATCCACAGCAGTGGCCTCCCACATGCATGTTGATAGCGAAATCCCATACAATAATTTAGCGCACAAATTATTTCATCtcttttattatattaattataagcTGAGAGAAATTAAGAAGAGATGGCACAAACACAATCTCTCCTCTCATTGCCTACGCCAAAACACTAAATTGGCCAAAGACTCAATTAGAGGAAGATTaacaagtaattaagaaagaaattaaaaccctaaataCTAGGAACAAAGACCTGCCAGATTTTGATGTCACAGTCCAAACTACCACTGTAAATAATACAAGACATGTTAGATGAGCTGCAATGGTCATCATCAACTGTAGCAGTTAAACACTTGACAGGACCATTATGCCCTTCCAAAACTGCTAAGCACGTGTAGCTTCTATCAACCCCTCTCCAAATTCTTATGCTTTTGTCTGCAGAGCCACTGCAGACTAAGTCAGAAACCACAGCCAAGCACAAAATTGACTTTGTGTGCCCTCTAAGCGCACCCACAACCTCCATGTGAGCCTCACCTTCCTTCTTCTCCCACACCACAATGGACCTGTCGCATGCCCCCGAAAACAACACACAGCCATCTCTGCTCAGAGCAAGCGCATTCACCCCAGAATTGTGCTTCTCTAATGTGGCAACTAAAGAATGTTTCTTTTCTCCCAAGTCTTTTCTCCACACCTTGATTCTTTTGTCCGCTGATCCAGTGTAGATATCTCCATCGTTTGATGATGTGACTGCGTTTATCGCATCATCGTGCGCGTTCCTTACTGACTCCAGGCATTTGAAGTCTGTTGTGCTCCACACCTTGAGCGTTCGATCCCACGAAACGGAGTACAGAAGCTGCTCATCACTTGACAAGGCCAGGGCAGACACAGTGTCCACATGATGAACCCATGTGCACTTCTTGTGCCTTCTTATTTGGACATGGTTATTGGGCATCAGGAGCTTCGCAGCGCGGTCGCCAAGCGTTGGAAGCGTGGCTAGCCGCGAGCACTTTTGGCGATCTTGCTCGTGGTGGGTGTTGATTTTCCACACTCTGATTTTGTGGTCTTGATGAGCACTGAAGAGCTTGTCACCTGAGATTGCTAAGGACTTCACGGCACCCTTTCCAGCAGCCACCATGTTGTGATCAAGAGTTGGGTTTTCGCTGTCGACTTCGCGTAAAGAGTTGCACCTCCATGACCTGATTTCTCCGTCGGAAGAGCCCGTGTAGATGAAGTTCCCAGCTAGGGTGAGGGAGGATGTGTAGGAGTTTTGGCCTTGCAAAGTGGTGAGGCAGTGGTGGCAGgggtttgattgattgtgGGATTGTGAGGCAAGGGAAGGAACTGACTGGAGGCTTGGCTGAGAAGAAATGTATGACAAATCTTTTTGGTCATGAAGATCACTGCTTGAATAATACTGATAGGATTGGTGGCATTCCATGGCTCATGTTGGAGAAGGAGTGTGAAAAGAAAGTGAATTATTATATAGAGGGTAGAGAGAATATGGGAGCATTTTAGGAGGCCTATTTAaagatataaaataatagattCTATGTTGGCAAAAAGTGAAGAAGCAATATATTGTTGGGCCTGTTTATTAGGTGGGTGGAGAAGCACAGGAATTAGTTTTCTGCACTGTGATTTGGCATCCATGATTTTTATCAAAACCAGCATTTCCTCTCTCACTCTAAACTTTTAAAGCAGGGGCAGTCTGGGACAGAATCAGATGGTTCTGTACCAAAGTTTTTGGCCACCATTTGATTCATGAGTTTTGTCCATATCATTGAGCCAAGCACTCCactaaatttatattaaaataattccCTTTTTTGGTGGAGAAATTAAGCTAGATTCATCCAATCAATTCCCTCCACCTACAACAATATTGGTCTGTGATTAACCCAAGTTTATGGTCTGATTGCCacctaattaaatatgattaGATGAATTAATCTTTCTGCTGAAGACATGTGGAGATGAACAGAGCCTTCCACTTCACATGCAAATGCAACTATACGCTGATTTCATTTTATGGGGTTTTTTTGCctgaaaaaattatcaaaccacctgcagaaagaaaacaagacaGAAAGTTGATCGATTGGTTAACTAGGTTTGTGAAGCCCCATGTGACTTTGGCATTGGCATAATTGCTTGCTTGATGGTCTATTTCAATTGGCTCATTCATTCTTGCTAGCAATATGGTTTTGTTGGTTGCTATTCAAcctctgtttttttccctGAAGATGCAATCAGTAGGCAAGGAGGGCCCCTGAAGAAATGGGAACCTTTGGACCTGTCAAAGAATGATAAGCGTTTTGTGCTTTCTTATATTGGTCACTATCATCTTGTAggtacaattttattttattttcatctttttggCTACCAAATCATATAGTCCTTTTGGCGCATTTAAATTGTACACCCTATGACATTGACTTGCCCTCTCACCTCAATGGAGCTTTAGGGAGAGTGTAGAGGTAGAAGGTAGGTTGTAAAGAAAAGAGCTAATAAgaagagaatgagaatgaTGTTTTTGGATGCTAATTGTGCTTTGTATGCAAAGACCATTGGCTTATCGTTTATGCACGTCTAATGGCAAAGATGTATATAatttatgttaattttttttcttttctttctaaaattgtaaaactcgagaaaagaataaaaacggTAGTCAAATTTCACGATCGTATCAAGTACGAGTAGTTGATTTTTGTCTTAAATCAATTTTCTACAATGCAttagaaaattttatgaatgGTTTGAAAATCATTGCAAGAGTAGTTGGCAGTCGTGTTCATGAACTATAAGAAAAGTCTCTCACTGCCTCTTTGCAGTCGTGTTCAATGTACAATAGTACTTTCATCAAAAGAAGGGGAAAAAGTATGTATTATGAagctgttttttcttttcatttcaattgtGAGATTATAGTAAACCCTTCcatttatatttatacaaattaaacaGCTTTTGGTGGGACTGAAGGAAGGGACCAATTTCCTTTGAAGGAATGAAATCTTATTAATTATGAGTGTGATGAAAGCAACATGTGGAAGTGGAATATATGTTCATATTCAGCAAAAGCCTTACCCACCtgctttggtttggttttctttaaCTTTCAGTTGCATACATCATTGTGATGCCAAAATAATGGGGTCTTCCCAGCACTAAATGCTATGACCTGAAACATATTACTGATACAATCCAACTTACTACTCTACACACCCTGTATCCATATTTGTGTGTTGGTCGGTCCCATGCATTCTATATGAAGACAATGGCTATCGGCTCATCAACCATTCATCATTTTTATGCATCTTCCTGTTCTTCGCCATTCATCATTCATGTCAGAGCAATGTTAAGGTCAGTCGTGCATGCAATACGTGAATGGATCTAACTACTTGAACAATGTTAAGCTCAATCGCACACGCATTTGTTCGTTTATACTCTATCGATCCCAACATTCTCCAtaacattatatatacatgaaacccaATAAAAAATGCTTTCCTCTTATTGGGTTTCATTACAATAAGGTCCAAGTCTCCCACACCATTTTAGCATCACAACAGTCCAATAGCAATGAATATTTCAAACCCAATCCACCCAACCTATTAACTTCggattttaaaaggaaaaaagaatcatattcctgaattttctttttaagagAAAATTGTTCACTTCATAAGAGAAATAAGAGAAATGTGATATGTGATATGTGAGATTCAGATTCTCAATAAAAGTGACAACAATTAAcattgattttttactttatatattttattatgaaaaaaatcagaggagaatcatataaataaataaataaacaaattaaaatttaatagtGCTACATTTACCATATTTTTATACCAGATGACATATAATACATCAATAAATAAGATgacaattattttaatatattatttttatttttatttgggttttagACAATTCAACCACACGATATATATGGTTATTTGAGTCTCCAGTGCTGATGTATCAAATTCCCCGATACATATCTAATTTCTAAAATTCTAAGTGTTCTTCCATTCATccctaatattataaaataatagggtgTTAGTTAAATTGTCACAGGTTTTCGGTGTGCTTCCAAGTGATATGAGTTCAAGCCTCCATGATACGTGTATGTGAGTTTATCCCACGCCCTTCTTAactttgacaaaaaataaaaaataaaaaataaaatcttctccaatataataatataaaataagtGTTCAATTCCTAAGAGAAATGTGATATTTGAGATTCACATTAATATTGCgggttttttactttttgaattttattacAAAAGAACCGAatgatatataattttatttttttcttggtctCACCGAAGGGGAGAAtcatataaacaaaaacaaaaataaaatcatacaaaacagaagaaaacaaaaataaataaataaactgaaaCAAGCAACGAACTCTGCCGCGCTCTCTCACCAGCCGGCCTTCAATTTTGTCTCATAGTCATCATCTTCCTTCAAGATTCTCTTCGTTAATTGACCAGTAACCAACCACCATTGCAGTTAGCTTCCTCTGTTCCTCACTCTGCCTCTCTAAGCCTCCAATGGCCTCCAAATTTCCCGCCTTTTCTCCAACGGTCACAataatcttcttctccctctgCTGTGCCCTCTTGCTCAACTTAGCTCACTCCTCCGCCATGGGAATTGGCTACATTTCGCGCCTTCTAGAAATTCAGGACCGCGAGAGGGCCCCATCATATGTCCAAGTCGCCGCCGCTAGTGGAGTCCTTCGCCGCCTCCTTCCTTCTCACTCTTCCAGCTTCGACTTCCAAATCGTCTCCAAGGTACTAATTTCAAACTTTGAAatgtttcatctttttttaaaattttccgAATCCAGCAAAggtacaatttttatttttaagacttttcaattcaattaaagattattattttttctctagGTTTGCACGATCGTTTTTTATATACggtttatttaatttgcaGGAGCAATGTGGGGGTGCATCTTGCTTTATGATCAAGAACCGTCCTTCTTTCCGTAGACGAGGAGATCCTCAAATTCTGTATGTTGgcatttctctcttttgtgaACACTTGGAGATTCAgatcaaatgaaaaagaaacccATGTACTACAATAATCTATTAGCTGAAGTCGTATGCTTGACACAATTTCACGTGACTTTCaaatttcacaactttttattAGAATTTCTGGGGTCACTGGAGTGGAGATTTTGGCTGGTCTGCACTGGTACTTGAAGCATTGGTGTGGATCACATATATCATGGGATAAAACTGGTGGCGCGCAACTATTTTCAGTGCCGAAAGCAGGGTTACTCTCCCGGGTACAAGATGCTGGCATTTTGGTCCAGAGACCTGTTCCTTGGAACTACTATCAGAATGCCGTTACTTCTAGCTGTAAGCTTCTTGTGTTTACTTCTCCACAGTGGTTGTGAAATATTTTTGGCTTCCAATCTTGGAGCTTTGCTTTTGATAAATTGCAAATGATCTTTTTTgttatctaattttttttttttttttattattttgggtaAGATTCTTTTGCTTGGTGGGACTGGGAAAGATGGGAAAAGGAGATTGATTGGATGGCCCTCCAGGGGATCAATTTGCCTCTAGCATTTACAGGGCAAGAGGCTATTTGGCAGAAAGTTTACCTGgtgattttctttgtttcctttatTTTCCCCATTTTCCCCTTGTTAGCAGTAATGAATCAATCCACAGTTTTTTTCGTTTTGATAATGTGTTATTTATCCTCTAGCAGAAATTTAACATAAGTAAATCAGATTTGGATGATTTTTTTGGGGGCCCCGCTTTCCTTGCATGGTCTCGTATGGGAAATTTGCATGGGTCAGTTTTCTGATCTTGCTTTAAAGGCTAGTTGGATGGAAATAATCTTCCTTGATAATTAAAATACTTTTCGCAGGTGGGGTGGACCTCTACCACAAAGTTGGTTAGATCAACAACTGATTCTGCAGAAGAAAATTCTTGTCAGAATGTATGAACTTGGAATGACTCCAGGTACTAATTATCACAACTCATCTACCCTTAAATACTTCGTAATTTTAAGCTACTCTTTCAACGGGGAAGAAATAGGACAGTAACACTcttgatttcttcatttttgtttctc encodes the following:
- the LOC117628215 gene encoding protein JINGUBANG translates to MECHQSYQYYSSSDLHDQKDLSYISSQPSLQSVPSLASQSHNQSNPCHHCLTTLQGQNSYTSSLTLAGNFIYTGSSDGEIRSWRCNSLREVDSENPTLDHNMVAAGKGAVKSLAISGDKLFSAHQDHKIRVWKINTHHEQDRQKCSRLATLPTLGDRAAKLLMPNNHVQIRRHKKCTWVHHVDTVSALALSSDEQLLYSVSWDRTLKVWSTTDFKCLESVRNAHDDAINAVTSSNDGDIYTGSADKRIKVWRKDLGEKKHSLVATLEKHNSGVNALALSRDGCVLFSGACDRSIVVWEKKEGEAHMEVVGALRGHTKSILCLAVVSDLVCSGSADKSIRIWRGVDRSYTCLAVLEGHNGPVKCLTATVDDDHCSSSNMSCIIYSGSLDCDIKIWQVFVPSI